A single genomic interval of Prunus dulcis chromosome 5, ALMONDv2, whole genome shotgun sequence harbors:
- the LOC117627819 gene encoding uncharacterized protein LOC117627819 isoform X2: MTIPRSSSSDSNGTEDDSSDLAKKKPFGYSRKDVLLIGLGVTGIGIGLKSGLEFAGVDPLQAGNVVQLVLVLGLTIGWISTYIFRVSNKEMTYAQQIRDYENKVMEKRLEGLTEAELEALLEQVEEEKRRLGEQVK, encoded by the exons ATGACCATCCCCAGAAGTAGCAGTTCGGACTCCAATGGCACTGAAGATGACTCCTCTGATCTGGCAAAG aAAAAACCTTTTGGATACTCAAGGAAGGATGTTTTATTGATTGGACTAGGAGTAACTGGTATCGGTATTGGCTTGAAAAGTGGATTAGAG TTTGCTGGAGTTGATCCTTTACAAGCAGGGAATGTCGTTCAGCTGGTACTGGTGTTGGGCCTGACAATTGGATGGATTTCCACTTATATTTTTCGAGTTTCAAATAAGGAAATGACATATGCACAGCAAATACGCGACTATGAGAACAAAGTCATGGAg AAGAGGTTAGAAGGCCTAACAGAAGCAGAACTAGAAGCATTGCTTGAACAAGTTGAGGAAGAGAAGCGACGCCTAGGTGAGCAGGTCAAGTAA
- the LOC117627639 gene encoding uncharacterized protein LOC117627639 isoform X3: MAVVTGDRYLEKLVHFVEQQAGSLIDGSLVLKLNPAGFHYVNSRLEALLELESLLAGAPVDYLRAYVSDLGDHRALEQLRRILRLLTSLKVVSVLPPPARDPTPLSFWPFGRLRVLELRGCDLSTSAAKGLLELRHTLEKIICHNSTDALRHVFASRIAEIKDSPQWNRLSFVSCACNGLVLMDESLQLLPAVETLDLSRNKFAKVDNLRKCVKLKHLDLGFNHLRTISSISEVTCHILKLVLRNNALTTLRGIENLKSLEGLDVSYNIISNFSELEYLAGLPALQSLWLEGNPLCCARWYRSHVFSYLTNPGKLKLDDKEISTREFWKRQLIIASRQKRPASFGFYSPAKCDPEGGSSINRRRKKVSRLASIVNEEESTHLCSDQESVSCDNEIQSREEIVMSDDDAEIVDLMTRVERMKKERSVLWLREFKEWLDHASGNIADSSRYSGDTLHVERENYIKSKASWTQLGEKSRYVSDYVQASGDESSTNVLESDRSFLDVTTGSHARHFDQTGSMGNAGGVSPVGIDSRYLKEDVKVYSHEGTSTVSAQTKSSDAHSFTTQRSYRMVENLSMSALSVIDDISESYSLSAFPGSPPHYQEDILHRRHNLEEEILQLSAESYSVASSDSNTSCSEDDNSESKQSAPEVHHLLNENWLNKNSEEHPYSDCFKYYGIKHEVPHVRENDKHSVGKCVDQTSSMQEFLNLDHSLQSSINDVHSAAHDVENSHCINEEGDLLERRKGRQKTKRRVVTLLDDENMIRQVEPSPKLNGNLDNHVAQVEIKQEKQHFYGGDFHEIIDEKQMLENRSNIPLIDYANGSSGAECLSSRIDDFIESYFNTNVADLGNHEISKQCMWCCCILELDSLQREREVAVLLSSENKLYVLLIGVAGDESGTILNLQGCHKVEDIREVVVGIGLHVVRVYVEGSAYLFKTRSIDKSRQLLSILKVIDSFAPNDEFCLRRFRLSCLRNTYVEVQK; encoded by the exons ATGGCGGTTGTCACCGGAGATCGGTACCTGGAGAAGCTGGTACACTTCGTGGAGCAACAAGCCGGTTCTTTGATCGACGGAAGCCTAGTGCTCAAGCTGAACCCGGCGGGCTTCCACTACGTGAACTCGCGGCTCGAGGCGCTTCTTGAGCTCGAGAGCCTCCTGGCCGGCGCTCCCGTCGACTATCTCCGAGCCTACGTCTCTGACCTCGGCGACCACCGAGCGCTCGAGCAGCTTCGGAGGATTCTCAGGCTCTTGACCTCCCTCAAGGTCGTTTCGGTATTGCCGCCTCCGGCCAGAGACCCTACGCCGCTTTCGTTTTGGCCTTTTGGCAGGCTTAGGGTTTTGGAGCTTCGAGGATGCGATTTGTCCACCTCCGCCGCAAAAGGCTTGCTCGAGTTGAGGCACACCTTAGAGAAGATCATTTGTCATAATTCTACT GATGCTCTGAGGCATGTGTTTGCGAGTAGAATTGCAGAGATAAAGGACTCACCGCAGTGGAACCGCTTGTCATTTGTCTCATGTGCTTGTAATGGCTTGGTTCTCATGGATGAGTCTTTGCAACTTCTTCCTGCTGTTGAAACTCTTGACCTAAGCCGAAACAAGTTTGCAAAGGTTGATAATCTTCGCAAATGTGTCAAATTGAAGCACCTGGACCTTGGTTTCAATCACCTCAGAACAATTTCGTCAATTAGTGAG GTCACCTGTCATATACTTAAACTTGTTTTGAGGAACAATGCTTTAACTACATTGCGTGGGATTGAGAATTTGAAGTCACTTGAAGGGCTTGATGTTTCCTACAATatcatttccaatttttcagaGTTAGAATACCTGGCTGGACTCCCAGCTCTACAAAGCTTGTGGTTGGAAGGGAATCCATTATGTTGTGCCCGTTGGTATCGGTCACACGTATTCAGCTACCTCACTAATCCAGGAAAA TTGAAGTTAGATGATAAGGAAATCAGTACCAGAGAATTTTGGAAGAGGCAACTTATTATTGCCAGCCGGCAAAAGCGACCTGCCAGCTTTGGGTTTTATTCTCCTGCGAAGTGTGATCCTGAAGGAGGATCAAGTATCAACAGAAGAAGG AAAAAGGTATCACGTCTTGCTTCTATTGTGAATGAAGAAGAGAGCACACATCTATGTTCTGACCAGGAGTCTGTGTCTTGTGACAATGAGATTCAAAGCAGAGAGGAAATTGTGATGTCTGATGATGATGCTGAAATTGTTGATTTAATGACTAGAGTTGAGCGAATGAAGAAAGAGCGATCTGTTCTTTGGTTGCGGGAGTTCAAGGAATGGTTGGATCATGCTTCTGGGAATATTGCAGACAGCAGTAGATATAGTGGGGATACGTTGCACGTCGAGAGGGAAAATTATATCAAATCCAAGGCTAGCTGGACCCAGCTCGGTGAAAAATCAAGATATGTTTCAGACTATGTTCAAGCATCAGGAGATGAGAGTAGTACAAATGTTTTAGAATCAGATAGGTCCTTCTTGGATGTAACTACTGGTTCGCATGCCCGTCACTTTGACCAAACTGGTTCAATGGGGAATGCTGGTGGGGTCAGCCCAGTTGGTATCGATAGTAGATATCTTAAGGAGGATGTAAAAGTTTATTCTCATGAAGGGACTAGTACTGTCAGTGCACAAACTAAAAGTTCCGATGCTCACTCATTCACCACTCAAAGAAGTTATAGGATGGTCGAAAATTTGAGCATGTCTGCATTGTCTGTCATTGATGATATTTCAGAGTCTTATTCATTGTCTGCTTTCCCAGGATCACCACCTCATTATCAAGAGGACATTCTTCACCGTCGCCATAACTTAGAGGAGGAAATTTTACAGTTATCCGCAGAGTCCTATTCAGTGGCATCATCTGATAGTAATACCAGCTGCAGTGAAGATGATAATAGTGAATCTAAGCAGTCAGCTCCTGAAGTTCATCACTTACTGAATGAGAACTGGTTGAATAAGAATTCTGAAGAACACCCATATTCAGATTGTTTCAAGTATTATGGCATAAAACATGAGGTTCCTCATGTAAGAGAAAATGACAAACATTCAGTTGGAAAATGTGTAGACCAAACATCCAGTATGCAGGAATTTTTAAATCTGGACCACTCTTTGCAATCATCAATCAATGATGTTCATTCTGCTGCTCATGATGTTGAAAATTCTCATTGCATTAATGAAGAGGGTGATTTGTTGGAGAGGAGAAAAGGCAGACAGAAAACTAAAAGAAGAGTTGTTACACTACTAGATGATGAAAACATGATAAGGCAGGTAGAACCATCACCCAAATTAAATGGAAATCTAGATAATCATGTAGCACAAGTGGAAATTAAGCAAGAGAAGCAACATTTTTACGGGGGTGATTTCCACGAAATCATTGATGAGAAACAGATGCTGGAAAATAGAAGTAATATCCCACTAATTGATTATGCTAATGGATCTTCGGGGGCTGAATGCCTGTCTTCAagaattgatgattttattgaGAGTTATTTCAATACAAATGTTGCAGATTTGGGAAATCATGAGATTAGTAAGCAGTGTATGTGGTGTTGTTGTATACTTGAGCTCGATTCTCTTCAGAGAGAAAG AGAAGTTGCTGTTCTACTTAGCAGTGAAAACAAGCTGTATGTGCTACTCATTGGTGTTGCAGGCGATGAGTCAG GCACTATTTTAAATTTACAGGGGTGCCACAAGGTTGAAGACATCAGGGAGGTTGTAGTTGGTATAGGGCTCCATGTTGTCAG GGTGTATGTGGAGGGGAGCGCATACCTGTTTAAAACCAGAAGCATTGATAAATCAAGACAATTACTTTCTATTTTAAAAGTTATTGATTCTTTTGCTCCAAATGATGAATTTTGTTTAAGAAG GTTCAGGTTGAGTTGTTTGAGAAACACATATGTGGAGGTTCAAAAGTGA
- the LOC117627639 gene encoding uncharacterized protein LOC117627639 isoform X1: protein MAVVTGDRYLEKLVHFVEQQAGSLIDGSLVLKLNPAGFHYVNSRLEALLELESLLAGAPVDYLRAYVSDLGDHRALEQLRRILRLLTSLKVVSVLPPPARDPTPLSFWPFGRLRVLELRGCDLSTSAAKGLLELRHTLEKIICHNSTDALRHVFASRIAEIKDSPQWNRLSFVSCACNGLVLMDESLQLLPAVETLDLSRNKFAKVDNLRKCVKLKHLDLGFNHLRTISSISEVTCHILKLVLRNNALTTLRGIENLKSLEGLDVSYNIISNFSELEYLAGLPALQSLWLEGNPLCCARWYRSHVFSYLTNPGKLKLDDKEISTREFWKRQLIIASRQKRPASFGFYSPAKCDPEGGSSINRRRKKVSRLASIVNEEESTHLCSDQESVSCDNEIQSREEIVMSDDDAEIVDLMTRVERMKKERSVLWLREFKEWLDHASGNIADSSRYSGDTLHVERENYIKSKASWTQLGEKSRYVSDYVQASGDESSTNVLESDRSFLDVTTGSHARHFDQTGSMGNAGGVSPVGIDSRYLKEDVKVYSHEGTSTVSAQTKSSDAHSFTTQRSYRMVENLSMSALSVIDDISESYSLSAFPGSPPHYQEDILHRRHNLEEEILQLSAESYSVASSDSNTSCSEDDNSESKQSAPEVHHLLNENWLNKNSEEHPYSDCFKYYGIKHEVPHVRENDKHSVGKCVDQTSSMQEFLNLDHSLQSSINDVHSAAHDVENSHCINEEGDLLERRKGRQKTKRRVVTLLDDENMIRQVEPSPKLNGNLDNHVAQVEIKQEKQHFYGGDFHEIIDEKQMLENRSNIPLIDYANGSSGAECLSSRIDDFIESYFNTNVADLGNHEISKQCMWCCCILELDSLQREREVAVLLSSENKLYVLLIGVAGDESGTILNLQGCHKVEDIREVVVGIGLHVVRVYVEGSAYLFKTRSIDKSRQLLSILKVIDSFAPNDEFCLRSLEQVQVELFEKHICGGSKVSIFQYSMVQFWCSYNEGESWFSRSLFVAGEHVFVCFEDHMQFRSLSVAASLPPYFSLDLCCSIADISELVVDVRESRRVTLAVECAMSEFCPSGSAKIDSLETSVNEKKIAPGSMTWKLQWFSDESPFKFVALLKAIHAGMSVSPLLVRCIS from the exons ATGGCGGTTGTCACCGGAGATCGGTACCTGGAGAAGCTGGTACACTTCGTGGAGCAACAAGCCGGTTCTTTGATCGACGGAAGCCTAGTGCTCAAGCTGAACCCGGCGGGCTTCCACTACGTGAACTCGCGGCTCGAGGCGCTTCTTGAGCTCGAGAGCCTCCTGGCCGGCGCTCCCGTCGACTATCTCCGAGCCTACGTCTCTGACCTCGGCGACCACCGAGCGCTCGAGCAGCTTCGGAGGATTCTCAGGCTCTTGACCTCCCTCAAGGTCGTTTCGGTATTGCCGCCTCCGGCCAGAGACCCTACGCCGCTTTCGTTTTGGCCTTTTGGCAGGCTTAGGGTTTTGGAGCTTCGAGGATGCGATTTGTCCACCTCCGCCGCAAAAGGCTTGCTCGAGTTGAGGCACACCTTAGAGAAGATCATTTGTCATAATTCTACT GATGCTCTGAGGCATGTGTTTGCGAGTAGAATTGCAGAGATAAAGGACTCACCGCAGTGGAACCGCTTGTCATTTGTCTCATGTGCTTGTAATGGCTTGGTTCTCATGGATGAGTCTTTGCAACTTCTTCCTGCTGTTGAAACTCTTGACCTAAGCCGAAACAAGTTTGCAAAGGTTGATAATCTTCGCAAATGTGTCAAATTGAAGCACCTGGACCTTGGTTTCAATCACCTCAGAACAATTTCGTCAATTAGTGAG GTCACCTGTCATATACTTAAACTTGTTTTGAGGAACAATGCTTTAACTACATTGCGTGGGATTGAGAATTTGAAGTCACTTGAAGGGCTTGATGTTTCCTACAATatcatttccaatttttcagaGTTAGAATACCTGGCTGGACTCCCAGCTCTACAAAGCTTGTGGTTGGAAGGGAATCCATTATGTTGTGCCCGTTGGTATCGGTCACACGTATTCAGCTACCTCACTAATCCAGGAAAA TTGAAGTTAGATGATAAGGAAATCAGTACCAGAGAATTTTGGAAGAGGCAACTTATTATTGCCAGCCGGCAAAAGCGACCTGCCAGCTTTGGGTTTTATTCTCCTGCGAAGTGTGATCCTGAAGGAGGATCAAGTATCAACAGAAGAAGG AAAAAGGTATCACGTCTTGCTTCTATTGTGAATGAAGAAGAGAGCACACATCTATGTTCTGACCAGGAGTCTGTGTCTTGTGACAATGAGATTCAAAGCAGAGAGGAAATTGTGATGTCTGATGATGATGCTGAAATTGTTGATTTAATGACTAGAGTTGAGCGAATGAAGAAAGAGCGATCTGTTCTTTGGTTGCGGGAGTTCAAGGAATGGTTGGATCATGCTTCTGGGAATATTGCAGACAGCAGTAGATATAGTGGGGATACGTTGCACGTCGAGAGGGAAAATTATATCAAATCCAAGGCTAGCTGGACCCAGCTCGGTGAAAAATCAAGATATGTTTCAGACTATGTTCAAGCATCAGGAGATGAGAGTAGTACAAATGTTTTAGAATCAGATAGGTCCTTCTTGGATGTAACTACTGGTTCGCATGCCCGTCACTTTGACCAAACTGGTTCAATGGGGAATGCTGGTGGGGTCAGCCCAGTTGGTATCGATAGTAGATATCTTAAGGAGGATGTAAAAGTTTATTCTCATGAAGGGACTAGTACTGTCAGTGCACAAACTAAAAGTTCCGATGCTCACTCATTCACCACTCAAAGAAGTTATAGGATGGTCGAAAATTTGAGCATGTCTGCATTGTCTGTCATTGATGATATTTCAGAGTCTTATTCATTGTCTGCTTTCCCAGGATCACCACCTCATTATCAAGAGGACATTCTTCACCGTCGCCATAACTTAGAGGAGGAAATTTTACAGTTATCCGCAGAGTCCTATTCAGTGGCATCATCTGATAGTAATACCAGCTGCAGTGAAGATGATAATAGTGAATCTAAGCAGTCAGCTCCTGAAGTTCATCACTTACTGAATGAGAACTGGTTGAATAAGAATTCTGAAGAACACCCATATTCAGATTGTTTCAAGTATTATGGCATAAAACATGAGGTTCCTCATGTAAGAGAAAATGACAAACATTCAGTTGGAAAATGTGTAGACCAAACATCCAGTATGCAGGAATTTTTAAATCTGGACCACTCTTTGCAATCATCAATCAATGATGTTCATTCTGCTGCTCATGATGTTGAAAATTCTCATTGCATTAATGAAGAGGGTGATTTGTTGGAGAGGAGAAAAGGCAGACAGAAAACTAAAAGAAGAGTTGTTACACTACTAGATGATGAAAACATGATAAGGCAGGTAGAACCATCACCCAAATTAAATGGAAATCTAGATAATCATGTAGCACAAGTGGAAATTAAGCAAGAGAAGCAACATTTTTACGGGGGTGATTTCCACGAAATCATTGATGAGAAACAGATGCTGGAAAATAGAAGTAATATCCCACTAATTGATTATGCTAATGGATCTTCGGGGGCTGAATGCCTGTCTTCAagaattgatgattttattgaGAGTTATTTCAATACAAATGTTGCAGATTTGGGAAATCATGAGATTAGTAAGCAGTGTATGTGGTGTTGTTGTATACTTGAGCTCGATTCTCTTCAGAGAGAAAG AGAAGTTGCTGTTCTACTTAGCAGTGAAAACAAGCTGTATGTGCTACTCATTGGTGTTGCAGGCGATGAGTCAG GCACTATTTTAAATTTACAGGGGTGCCACAAGGTTGAAGACATCAGGGAGGTTGTAGTTGGTATAGGGCTCCATGTTGTCAG GGTGTATGTGGAGGGGAGCGCATACCTGTTTAAAACCAGAAGCATTGATAAATCAAGACAATTACTTTCTATTTTAAAAGTTATTGATTCTTTTGCTCCAAATGATGAATTTTGTTTAAGAAG TTTGGAGCAGGTTCAGGTTGAGTTGTTTGAGAAACACATATGTGGAGGTTCAAAAGTGAGCATATTCCAGTATTCTATGGTGCAGTTTTGGTGTAGTTATAATGAAG GTGAATCATGGTTTTCAAGATCATTATTTGTGGCTGGAGAGCATGTATTTGTGTGCTTTGAAGACCATATGCAGTTTAGATCTTTATCTGTGGCTGCATCTTTGCCACCATATTTTTCACTTGATTTGTGTTGCTCTATTGCGGACATATCTGAGTTG GTTGTTGATGTCAGGGAAAGTCGGCGTGTAACCTTAGCTGTTGAGTGTGCGATGTCGGAGTTCTGCCCCTCAGGCTCAGCCAAAATTGACAGTTTAGAGACAAGTGTAAATGAGAAGAAGATAGCTCCAGGCTCAATGACGTGGAAACTCCAGTGGTTTTCCGACGAGAGTCCTTTCAAGTTTGTGGCATTGCTGAAGGCAATCCATGCAGGGATGAGTGTTTCTCCTTTGCTTGTAAGATGTATATCATGA
- the LOC117627639 gene encoding uncharacterized protein LOC117627639 isoform X2: MAVVTGDRYLEKLVHFVEQQAGSLIDGSLVLKLNPAGFHYVNSRLEALLELESLLAGAPVDYLRAYVSDLGDHRALEQLRRILRLLTSLKVVSVLPPPARDPTPLSFWPFGRLRVLELRGCDLSTSAAKGLLELRHTLEKIICHNSTDALRHVFASRIAEIKDSPQWNRLSFVSCACNGLVLMDESLQLLPAVETLDLSRNKFAKVDNLRKCVKLKHLDLGFNHLRTISSISEVTCHILKLVLRNNALTTLRGIENLKSLEGLDVSYNIISNFSELEYLAGLPALQSLWLEGNPLCCARWYRSHVFSYLTNPGKLKLDDKEISTREFWKRQLIIASRQKRPASFGFYSPAKCDPEGGSSINRRRKKVSRLASIVNEEESTHLCSDQESVSCDNEIQSREEIVMSDDDAEIVDLMTRVERMKKERSVLWLREFKEWLDHASGNIADSSRYSGDTLHVERENYIKSKASWTQLGEKSRYVSDYVQASGDESSTNVLESDRSFLDVTTGSHARHFDQTGSMGNAGGVSPVGIDSRYLKEDVKVYSHEGTSTVSAQTKSSDAHSFTTQRSYRMVENLSMSALSVIDDISESYSLSAFPGSPPHYQEDILHRRHNLEEEILQLSAESYSVASSDSNTSCSEDDNSESKQSAPEVHHLLNENWLNKNSEEHPYSDCFKYYGIKHEVPHVRENDKHSVGKCVDQTSSMQEFLNLDHSLQSSINDVHSAAHDVENSHCINEEGDLLERRKGRQKTKRRVVTLLDDENMIRQVEPSPKLNGNLDNHVAQVEIKQEKQHFYGGDFHEIIDEKQMLENRSNIPLIDYANGSSGAECLSSRIDDFIESYFNTNVADLGNHEISKQCMWCCCILELDSLQREREVAVLLSSENKLYVLLIGVAGDESGTILNLQGCHKVEDIREVVVGIGLHVVRVYVEGSAYLFKTRSIDKSRQLLSILKVIDSFAPNDEFCLRSLEQVQVELFEKHICGGSKVSIFQYSMVQFWCSYNEGC, translated from the exons ATGGCGGTTGTCACCGGAGATCGGTACCTGGAGAAGCTGGTACACTTCGTGGAGCAACAAGCCGGTTCTTTGATCGACGGAAGCCTAGTGCTCAAGCTGAACCCGGCGGGCTTCCACTACGTGAACTCGCGGCTCGAGGCGCTTCTTGAGCTCGAGAGCCTCCTGGCCGGCGCTCCCGTCGACTATCTCCGAGCCTACGTCTCTGACCTCGGCGACCACCGAGCGCTCGAGCAGCTTCGGAGGATTCTCAGGCTCTTGACCTCCCTCAAGGTCGTTTCGGTATTGCCGCCTCCGGCCAGAGACCCTACGCCGCTTTCGTTTTGGCCTTTTGGCAGGCTTAGGGTTTTGGAGCTTCGAGGATGCGATTTGTCCACCTCCGCCGCAAAAGGCTTGCTCGAGTTGAGGCACACCTTAGAGAAGATCATTTGTCATAATTCTACT GATGCTCTGAGGCATGTGTTTGCGAGTAGAATTGCAGAGATAAAGGACTCACCGCAGTGGAACCGCTTGTCATTTGTCTCATGTGCTTGTAATGGCTTGGTTCTCATGGATGAGTCTTTGCAACTTCTTCCTGCTGTTGAAACTCTTGACCTAAGCCGAAACAAGTTTGCAAAGGTTGATAATCTTCGCAAATGTGTCAAATTGAAGCACCTGGACCTTGGTTTCAATCACCTCAGAACAATTTCGTCAATTAGTGAG GTCACCTGTCATATACTTAAACTTGTTTTGAGGAACAATGCTTTAACTACATTGCGTGGGATTGAGAATTTGAAGTCACTTGAAGGGCTTGATGTTTCCTACAATatcatttccaatttttcagaGTTAGAATACCTGGCTGGACTCCCAGCTCTACAAAGCTTGTGGTTGGAAGGGAATCCATTATGTTGTGCCCGTTGGTATCGGTCACACGTATTCAGCTACCTCACTAATCCAGGAAAA TTGAAGTTAGATGATAAGGAAATCAGTACCAGAGAATTTTGGAAGAGGCAACTTATTATTGCCAGCCGGCAAAAGCGACCTGCCAGCTTTGGGTTTTATTCTCCTGCGAAGTGTGATCCTGAAGGAGGATCAAGTATCAACAGAAGAAGG AAAAAGGTATCACGTCTTGCTTCTATTGTGAATGAAGAAGAGAGCACACATCTATGTTCTGACCAGGAGTCTGTGTCTTGTGACAATGAGATTCAAAGCAGAGAGGAAATTGTGATGTCTGATGATGATGCTGAAATTGTTGATTTAATGACTAGAGTTGAGCGAATGAAGAAAGAGCGATCTGTTCTTTGGTTGCGGGAGTTCAAGGAATGGTTGGATCATGCTTCTGGGAATATTGCAGACAGCAGTAGATATAGTGGGGATACGTTGCACGTCGAGAGGGAAAATTATATCAAATCCAAGGCTAGCTGGACCCAGCTCGGTGAAAAATCAAGATATGTTTCAGACTATGTTCAAGCATCAGGAGATGAGAGTAGTACAAATGTTTTAGAATCAGATAGGTCCTTCTTGGATGTAACTACTGGTTCGCATGCCCGTCACTTTGACCAAACTGGTTCAATGGGGAATGCTGGTGGGGTCAGCCCAGTTGGTATCGATAGTAGATATCTTAAGGAGGATGTAAAAGTTTATTCTCATGAAGGGACTAGTACTGTCAGTGCACAAACTAAAAGTTCCGATGCTCACTCATTCACCACTCAAAGAAGTTATAGGATGGTCGAAAATTTGAGCATGTCTGCATTGTCTGTCATTGATGATATTTCAGAGTCTTATTCATTGTCTGCTTTCCCAGGATCACCACCTCATTATCAAGAGGACATTCTTCACCGTCGCCATAACTTAGAGGAGGAAATTTTACAGTTATCCGCAGAGTCCTATTCAGTGGCATCATCTGATAGTAATACCAGCTGCAGTGAAGATGATAATAGTGAATCTAAGCAGTCAGCTCCTGAAGTTCATCACTTACTGAATGAGAACTGGTTGAATAAGAATTCTGAAGAACACCCATATTCAGATTGTTTCAAGTATTATGGCATAAAACATGAGGTTCCTCATGTAAGAGAAAATGACAAACATTCAGTTGGAAAATGTGTAGACCAAACATCCAGTATGCAGGAATTTTTAAATCTGGACCACTCTTTGCAATCATCAATCAATGATGTTCATTCTGCTGCTCATGATGTTGAAAATTCTCATTGCATTAATGAAGAGGGTGATTTGTTGGAGAGGAGAAAAGGCAGACAGAAAACTAAAAGAAGAGTTGTTACACTACTAGATGATGAAAACATGATAAGGCAGGTAGAACCATCACCCAAATTAAATGGAAATCTAGATAATCATGTAGCACAAGTGGAAATTAAGCAAGAGAAGCAACATTTTTACGGGGGTGATTTCCACGAAATCATTGATGAGAAACAGATGCTGGAAAATAGAAGTAATATCCCACTAATTGATTATGCTAATGGATCTTCGGGGGCTGAATGCCTGTCTTCAagaattgatgattttattgaGAGTTATTTCAATACAAATGTTGCAGATTTGGGAAATCATGAGATTAGTAAGCAGTGTATGTGGTGTTGTTGTATACTTGAGCTCGATTCTCTTCAGAGAGAAAG AGAAGTTGCTGTTCTACTTAGCAGTGAAAACAAGCTGTATGTGCTACTCATTGGTGTTGCAGGCGATGAGTCAG GCACTATTTTAAATTTACAGGGGTGCCACAAGGTTGAAGACATCAGGGAGGTTGTAGTTGGTATAGGGCTCCATGTTGTCAG GGTGTATGTGGAGGGGAGCGCATACCTGTTTAAAACCAGAAGCATTGATAAATCAAGACAATTACTTTCTATTTTAAAAGTTATTGATTCTTTTGCTCCAAATGATGAATTTTGTTTAAGAAG TTTGGAGCAGGTTCAGGTTGAGTTGTTTGAGAAACACATATGTGGAGGTTCAAAAGTGAGCATATTCCAGTATTCTATGGTGCAGTTTTGGTGTAGTTATAATGAAG GTTGTTGA
- the LOC117626914 gene encoding surfeit locus protein 1, with translation MAAKTSIAKTITKLYCTWSPSSFSKHLVPLPPPSLSLSPSFFSSSPAVSSVPESQSTLSSQAPEKERSRWSKWLLFLPGAVSFGLGTWQIFRRQEKIKMLDYRQKRLEMEPVNFNNVSLSSEELDHLEFRRVICKGYFDEERSIYVGPRSRSISGVTENGYYVITPLVPVSDKPERVQPPILVNRGWVPRSWKEKSSEVHEDGEQPSNVAPSSVQENERRSWWRFWTKKSKVVEDQQTPAFAPVEIVGVVRGSEKPSIFVPPNDPKSSQWFYVDVPAIARTCGLPEDTVYIEDINENVNPSNPYPVPKDVGALIRSSVMPQDHLNYTLTWYSLSAAVTFMAFKRLRPKKSRR, from the exons ATGGCAGCAAAAACCTCCATTGCTAAAACCATAACTAAGCTTTATTGTACTTGGTccccttcttctttctccaaaCATTTGGTCCCACTACCACCACCGTCACTCTCATTATCTCCTTCCTTCTTCAGCTCCTCGCCTGCTGTTTCCTCAGTACCCGAGTCTCAATCAACGCTCTCTTCCCAAGCTCCAG AGAAGGAAAGGTCGAGATGGTCCAAATGGCTGCTGTTTCTTCCTGGAGCTGTCTCTTTTGGCCTTGGCACTTGGCAGATCTTCAGAAGGCAAGAGAAG ATAAAAATGTTAGACTACAGACAGAAGAGGTTGGAAATGGAACCTGTAAACTTCAACAATGTCTCACTGTCAAGTGAAGAATTGGATCATTTGGAGTTTAGGAGGGTGATATGCAAAGGATATTTTGATGAGGAAAGGTCAATCTATGTGGGCCCTCGTTCAAGAAGCATTTCCGGAGTCACTGAAAATGGCTACTATGTCATCACACCTCTTGTGCCGGTCTCTGACAAACCTGAGCG TGTGCAGCCACCAATTTTAGTCAACAGAGGATGGGTACCACGAAGTTGGAAAGAAAAGTCTTCAGAAGTTCATGAAGATGGTGAACAACCTTCTAATGTAGCACCCTCCTCTGTTCAAGAGAATGAAAGAAGGTCTTGGTGGAGGTTCTGGACGAAGAAGTCTAAAGTTGTTGAG GATCAGCAGACCCCAGCTTTTGCTCCTGTTGAAATTGTTGGAGTAGTTCGAGGGAGTGAGAAGCCTAGCATATTTGTTCCACCAAATGATCCAAAATCCTCCCAGTGGTTCTATGTTGATGTTCCTGCAATTGCTCGTACTTGTGGCCTCCCTGAGGATACTGTTTACATCGAAGACATAAATGAAAATGTCAATCCGAGTAACCCTTACCCGGTTCCAAAGGATGTTGGTGCCTTAATTCGGAGTTCAGTCATGCCTCAGGACCATCTAAATTATACGTTGACATG GTATTCCCTGTCTGCAGCAGTTACATTCATGGCTTTCAAGAGACTGAGACCCAAAAAGAGCCGGAGGTAG